One stretch of Bacteroidales bacterium DNA includes these proteins:
- a CDS encoding T9SS type A sorting domain-containing protein: WGGVMMRENTTPGAKTILFKTRLYNPNVIIGYRTTTNKSMRNLSQVAQMIRWMKIQRNGNNFKVFTSYNGTTWQQRYSGTIYMGGCILAGIFTESVLASRTSVAWFDNVEVASGLKTGEVFTITESDPLNVEIYPNPADDLVTISITGKESEVSYQVTDIDGRLIGQSNFTGRETTLDVSNFKPGLYVIRLEIGGKMATKRLVVM; the protein is encoded by the coding sequence CTGGGGAGGCGTAATGATGCGCGAAAATACTACCCCCGGAGCAAAAACCATTTTGTTCAAAACAAGGCTTTACAACCCCAATGTGATTATTGGTTATCGGACAACCACCAATAAATCCATGCGTAATTTAAGCCAGGTGGCCCAGATGATCCGGTGGATGAAGATCCAGCGCAACGGTAACAATTTCAAGGTGTTCACCTCTTACAACGGAACCACCTGGCAGCAACGCTATTCCGGCACAATTTACATGGGCGGTTGTATCCTGGCCGGTATCTTTACCGAGAGCGTTCTGGCCAGCCGTACTTCAGTAGCCTGGTTTGACAACGTGGAAGTTGCTTCAGGACTCAAGACAGGTGAAGTTTTCACCATAACAGAAAGCGATCCGTTGAATGTTGAAATCTATCCCAACCCTGCCGATGACCTTGTGACCATCTCCATCACCGGCAAAGAAAGCGAAGTAAGCTATCAGGTTACCGATATTGATGGTCGGTTGATCGGACAATCCAATTTCACCGGCAGAGAAACTACGCTCGATGTCAGCAACTTCAAACCGGGATTGTATGTAATCAGGCTGGAGATTGGAGGAAAGATGGCGACGAAGAGATTGGTGGTGATGTAG